A genomic stretch from Aedes albopictus strain Foshan chromosome 2, AalbF5, whole genome shotgun sequence includes:
- the LOC109404269 gene encoding trafficking protein particle complex subunit 2-like protein, whose product MCACVSIIGKENSPLYIATASADKEIELQYQVHASLDVIEEKCSTGQKQSADGRELYLGLLNSTEIYKIYGYVTNTKVKFVIVIDSSNTSFRENEVRSMFRNLHSLYTDAVCNPFYIPGEPLTSKTFDRNVRNIINTN is encoded by the coding sequence ATGTGCGCTTGCGTGTCGATTATCGGCAAGGAAAACTCGCCGCTCTATATTGCAACGGCCAGCGCGGACAAGGAAATCGAACTTCAGTATCAGGTTCACGCATCGCTCGATGTGATCGAGGAGAAATGCTCCACCGGCCAGAAGCAAAGTGCCGATGGGCGGGAGCTCTATCTGGGCTTGCTGAACTCGACGGAGATTTACAAAATCTACGGATACGTTACCAATACCAAAGTGAAGTTTGTGATCGTTATCGATTCGAGCAATACTTCTTTCCGGGAGAACGAAGTGCGGAGTATGTTTAGGAATTTACACTCGCTCTATACAGATGCCGTGTGCAATCCGTTCTACATTCCCGGTGAACCGCTGACATCGAAAACGTTCGATAGAAATGTTAGAAATATCATCAATACAAATTAA
- the LOC115253728 gene encoding retinol dehydrogenase 12, which translates to MSSIPYELLIPSGLLTISIYALRRYKIQKWGWVTNRNSLKGKLFIITGANTGLGYETTKALTARQATTIMACRNLSKANEAIDKIRQETKEGELIPMELDLASFQSIRKFAAQIKDRYPDFHCLVNNAGLAAQEPAFTQEGFEVHFGVNHLGQFLLVDLLKDNLKKNNSRIVVVSSRMHEIEASIDIGNLGRWVEYDSRLNRLYNNSKLMNFYYARELYKRGFNVHVLCPGLCHTDFFRNYDPKWYHYLLFSPIVWLMLRSAEQGAQNIIYCATDSVTDEKRNPVTGYFVSNVKMRKSKYPFDEEISVRLWNESVEAIEEASRSG; encoded by the exons ATGTCCTCTATCCCCTACGAGTTGCTAATCCCGTCCGGTTTGCTGACGATCAGTATCTATGCCTTGCGACGGTACAAAATCCAAAAGTGGGGTTGGGTCACGAATAGAAACTCCCTCAAAGGTAAACTCTTCATCATAACCGGAGCGAACACCGGTCTTGGTTATGAAACGACCAAGGCACTAACCGCCAGgcaagcaaccactattatgGCATGTCGAAATCTGTCCAAGGCCAACGAAGCCATTGACAAGATTCGCCAAGAGACGAAGGAAGGTGAGTTGATACCGATGGAACTGGATTTGGCGTCGTTTCAATCGATTCGTAAGTTTGCCGCCCAGATTAAAGATAGGTATCCAGACTTCCACTGTCTGGTGAATAACGCTGGATTGGCCGCTCAGGAACCCGCGTTTACCCAAGAAGGGTTCGAGGTACACTTCGGCGTGAATCACCTAGGTCAGTTTCTTTTAGTGGACCTGCTAAAAGACAACTTGAAGAAGAACAATTCTCGAATCGTGGTCGTGTCCTCCAGGATGCACGAAATAGAAGCAAGCATAGACATAGGCAACCTAGGACGGTGGGTTGAGTATGACAGTCGGTTGAACCGATTGTACAATAACTCCAAGCTGATGAATTTCTACTACGCAAGAGAGCTGTACAAACGAGGGTTCAACGTGCACGTGCTATGCCCCGGCTTGTGCCACACAGACTTCTTTCGGAACTACGACCCCAAGTGGTACCATTATCTGCTGTTTTCTCCAATAGTGTGGCTGATGCTACGGTCGGCAGAACAG GGAGCACAGAACATAATCTACTGTGCAACGGACAGTGTCACCGACGAGAAACGGAATCCCGTGACGGGTTATTTCGTGTCCAATGTGAAGATGCGGAAGTCGAAGTACCCCTTCGACGAGGAGATCTCCGTGCGGTTATGGAATGAAAGCGTAGAAGCGATTGAAGAAGCGAGCAGGAGTGgttga